The Malus sylvestris chromosome 12, drMalSylv7.2, whole genome shotgun sequence genome contains a region encoding:
- the LOC126593567 gene encoding ankyrin repeat-containing protein At5g02620-like — MEAPVRHQSFVGKKMTKQLTGKREDGPLHLAAREGDLGLVVQILSKCGEAELNELLSKQNHMGETPLYLAADCGYVDLVKEMMKYYDVGSAGIKARNGCDAFHIASKQGHLEVLKVLMEAIPELSMTVDRTNTTALHIAAAQGHTEVVSFLLETGCSLVSIARSNGKTALHSAARKGHLEVIQALLSKDTGIALRRDNKGQTALHMAVKGQNVELVGELAKADPSVINVVDNKGNTALHVATGKGHAQIVQTLLSHKGVAKTIINRSGESVFDTAEKSGHTKIATVLSEHGIQSAKSMKLPTMNPNRELKQTVSEIKHEVHDQLKQTRQTRKQVHGMVKRLSKMHLEGLNNAINSTTVVAVLIATVAFAAIFTVPGQYPDPEKPLPRGFSPGEANIAPKPEFLVFFIFDSFALFISLAVVVVQTSIVVVEREAKEKMMSIINKLMWMACVMISVSFLALSYIIVGKEEKWLANGVTAIGTVIMGMTLGTMCYWMVVQRVEASKHRRSLRRSSMSTNSHSLSCSHSHSPSFSVISDSELLNTEYKSKKVYAI; from the exons ATGGAAGCTCCAGTGAGGCACCAAAGCTTTGTTGGGAAGAAGATGACTAAGCAGTTGACGGGAAAGCGCGAAGACGGGCCGTTGCATTTGGCAGCAAGAGAAGGAGATTTGGGATTGGTGGTACAAATCTTGTCCAAGTGTGGGGAGGCAGAGCTGAATGAACTTTTGTCGAAACAGAACCACATGGGGGAAACCCCCTTGTATCTGGCGGCTGATTGTGGATATGTTGATTTGGTTAAGGAAATGATGAAGTACTATGATGTTGGTTCAGCTGGTATCAAAGCTCGAAATGGCTGTGATGCATTTCACATTGCTTCCAAGCAAGGGCACTTAG AGGTACTGAAGGTCCTCATGGAGGCGATTCCAGAACTTTCAATGACCGTTGATCGCACAAACACCACGGCATTGCACATCGCTGCAGCACAGGGACACACAGAAGTAGTAAGTTTTCTTTTGGAGACTGGTTGCAGCTTGGTGTCCATAGCAAGAAGCAATGGGAAAACTGCCTTGCATTCTGCAGCAAGGAAAGGGCATTTGGAGGTGATCCAGGCCCTCTTGAGCAAAGATACCGGAATTGCATTAAGAAGAGATAATAAGGGCCAGACAGCTCTCCATATGGCAGTCAAGGGACAGAATGTCGAATTGGTGGGTGAGCTAGCGAAGGCAGATCCTTCGGTGATAAACGTGGTAGATAACAAGGGAAACACTGCCTTGCATGTGGCAACAGGGAAGGGTCACGCTCAG ATTGTTCAAACGCTGTTAAGTCATAAGGGAGTGGCGAAAACCATCATTAACAGATCTGGAGAATCTGTTTTCGACACTGCTGAGAAATCTGGGCACACAAAGATTGCTACCGTTCTATCAGAGCATGGGATTCAAAGTGCCAAATCCATGAAGCTGCCAACTATGAACCCAAATCGAGAACTCAAACAAACTGTAAGCGAAATAAAACATGAGGTGCATGATCAGCTTAAGCAAACGAGACAAACACGAAAGCAAGTGCATGGAATGGTAAAGCGGCTCAGCAAAATGCATTTGGAGGGGCTTAACAATGCAATAAACTCCACCACAGTTGTGGCTGTACTCATTGCCACTGTCGCCTTTGCTGCAATCTTCACTGTCCCAGGACAATACCCTGACCCTGAGAAACCTCTTCCCCGTGGATTCTCTCCCGGAGAAGCAAACATTGCCCCCAAACCTGAGTTCCTAGTCTTCTTCATCTTTGACTCTTTTGCTCTCTTCATATCGTTGGCTGTCGTGGTGGTTCAAACTTCTATTGTTGTCGTAGAGAGGGAGGCAAAAGAGAAGATGATGTCAATCATAAACAAGCTAATGTGGATGGCTTGTGTGATGATTTCAGTTTCATTTCTTGCACTGTCATATATAATTGttggaaaagaagagaaatggcTAGCTAATGGAGTGACAGCTATAGGGACAGTGATCATGGGAATGACATTAGGAACAATGTGTTATTGGATGGTTGTGCAGCGCGTTGAAGCTTCTAAACATCGTCGCAGCCTTCGGAGATCATCAATGAGCACAAACTCACACTCACTCTCGTGCTCGCACTCTCACTCACCCTCTTTCTCAGTGATTTCGGATTCAGAGCTTTTGAACACTGAGTATAAGAGTAAGAAAGTTTATGCAATTTGA